One region of Monomorium pharaonis isolate MP-MQ-018 chromosome 11, ASM1337386v2, whole genome shotgun sequence genomic DNA includes:
- the LOC105829412 gene encoding plexin domain-containing protein 1 yields the protein MAREEKRWCYFDRRRPMLIPLMFVVSCALLAGSLAVAEHDHSYYSYAGWKGKSSFDHQFSNIRLINGENVERIRRATSDKVMVTEQKEEPSKNQSSVQPLPQQQPQQQSQSQSQQSQSQQPQQQLQPQQSPSQQPQQQQQQQQQQQQQQASPTQPATSNTTNASADVTYSTAYSTSETTSTVRPPDSISSAKPDFKKKASQAANPATNTETVHVWANQTLSNRNSTADVGKEHEPEQSTAKDAVEDAMKSDDIGDISISKFSDVTNTTLTQNNITKTVYDHHQYYNSTFIVDADICKKYWVDMDNHPDLRVNHLLSQSHRRAATVKLKFDFPFYGYNVRNITIATGGFLYTGDYVHSWLAATQYIAPLMANFDTRLSNASYVKYADNGTAFTVEWEKVVLQDRPKAGAFTFQVTLHQNGDIVFVYSVIPLLVEKIADTMHPVKVGLSDAYIMDRTVFFVRRKTIYEYHRVNFNRQDIMNCTVIYLKALPTCLNFDNCRDCLTKVPDFDCKWCPELNKCSTGTSRQRQEWLLKNCEMRNIKEVDNCPSQIYKAEQYDHDGHVHPEQSIATNEMGAKQESSSSSLESSASERVNMSVSGIIGILTVIAFVVGFAGWGVYAYRNPHTPSGQMLIRYRPSQWSWRRGEARYTAATIHM from the exons ATCACTCTTACTATAGTTACGCCGGATGGAAAGGCAAGTCGTCGTTCGATCATCAATTTTCGAATATCAGACTGATCAACGGCGAGAATGTAGAGAGGATACGCCGGGCGACGTCTGACAAAGTGATGGTGACTGAGCAAAAAGAAGAGCCATCTAAAAATCAATCATCGGTGCAGCCGTTACCACAACAGCAACCGCAGCAGCAATCGCAATCGCAATCGCAACAATCGCAATCACAGCAACCACAGCAGCAATTGCAACCGCAACAATCGCCATCGCAGCAAccacagcagcagcagcagcagcagcagcagcagcagcaacaacaagcATCACCAACACAACCAGCGACATCAAACACGACCAATGCATCCGCCGATGTAACGTATTCCACAGCTTACTCGACTAGCGAAACCACCTCGACTGTCCGGCCACCTGATTCTATTTCCAGCGCCAAGCCGGATTTTAAGAAGAAGGCATCACAGGCAGCAAATCCCGCGACTAACACG GAGACTGTACACGTTTGGGCAAATCAAACACTATCGAATCGCAATAGCACCGCCGATGTCGGCAAAGAGCACGAGCCGGAACAGTCGACGGCGAAGGACGCGGTAGAGGATGCTATGAAATCCGACGACATTGGCGATATCTCCATCAGTAAATTTTCTGACGTGACCAACACTACGCTCACGCAGAATAACATCACCAAGACGGTTTACGATCATCATCAGTATTACAACAGTACTTTTATCGTCGACGCCgatatctgtaaaaaatattgggTCGACATGGATAATCACCCGGATCTTAGGGTCAATCATTTGCTCAGCCAGAGTCATCGACGCGCCGCG ACCGTCAAACTAAAGTTTGATTTCCCGTTCTACGGCTATAATGTGCGCAATATCACTATCGCTACCGGCGGTTTTCTATACACTGGCGACTACGTGCACAGTTGGCTGGCCGCCACTCAGTACATTGCACCACTCATGGCGAATTTCGATACTCGCCTGTCAAACGCCAGCTACGTCAAGTATGCTGACAATG GTACGGCGTTTACGGTCGAATGGGAAAAGGTGGTGCTGCAAGACAGGCCAAAAGCCGGCGCGTTCACTTTCCAGGTGACCTTGCATCAGAACGGAGACATCGTATTTGTCTACTCAGTGATACCACTTCTGGTCGAGAAAATCGCGGACACGATGCATCCCGTCAAGGTCGGCCTCAGCGACGCCTACATCATGGACCGAACCGTGTTCT TCGTACGCCGGAAAACCATCTACGAGTACCACCGTGTCAACTTCAATCGGCAGGACATAATGAACTGTACAGTAATCTACCTGAAAGCATTGCCCACGTGCCTCAATTTCGACAATTGCCGGGATTGCCTGACAAAGGTACCCGATTTCGACTGCAAGTGGTGTCCGGAGCTGAACAAATGCAGCACCGGCACGTCCCGACAACGGCAAGAATGGTTATTAAAGAATTGTGAAATGCGTAACATCAAAGAAGTGGATAATTGTCCGTCGCAAATCTATAAAGCTGAGCAGTATGATCATGATGGCCACGTGCATCCAGAGCAGTCAATCGCCACCAATGAAATGGGCGCGAAGCAAGAGTCTAGCAGCAGTTCGTTAGAAAGTTCAG ctTCAGAGAGAGTGAATATGAGTGTTTCGGGAATAATTGGCATTCTCACCGTCATTGCTTTTGTGGTGGGCTTCGCGGGTTGGGGTGTGTATGCTTATCGCAACCCTCACACCCCGTCGGGGCAAATGCTGATCAGG taTCGCCCAAGCCAATGGAGCTGGCGAAGAGGCGAAGCCCGTTATACTGCCGCGACTATTCATATGTGA